The Populus alba chromosome 6, ASM523922v2, whole genome shotgun sequence genome contains a region encoding:
- the LOC118048975 gene encoding uncharacterized protein isoform X1, protein MARGLNMAFLAAVAIAALIQTSVAQTTHTVGDTTGWAIPTGGPAFYSSWAANQTFNAGEILVFNFMANAHDVAKVTKADYDACTTSSPISLVETSPARISLDASGEHYFICNFTGHCSAGQKMMINVSAASSSPSPAPQTSSPAPQPSTPTPQTSSPAPQPSTPTPQSSPSPQPSTPTPQPSTPAPQPSTPAPQPSTPSPQPSTPAPQPSTPAPQPSTPTPASGPSPPAPTPASGSPPSPPTATPPSAVAPPNSARSLGFAGFTTFLSIFVVFLCY, encoded by the exons ATGGCAAGAGGACTCAACATGGCATTCCTTGCAGCAGTTGCTATAGCTGCTTTGATACAAACCTCAGTGGCGCAAACAACCCATACGGTGGGTGATACCACAGGTTGGGCCATTCCTACTGGTGGTCCTGCTTTCTACTCATCATGGGCAGCAAACCAAACCTTCAATGCTGGTGAAATTCTAG tgtttAATTTTATGGCCAACGCACATGATGTTGCCAAGGTGACAAAGGCAGATTATGATGCTTGCACCACAAGCAGTCCCATCTCTTTGGTAGAAACCAGCCCAGCAAGAATCAGCCTTGATGCGTCAGGAGAGCACTATTTCATTTGCAATTTTACTGGCCATTGCTCTGCTGGTCAAAAGATGATGATCAATGTTAGTGctgcatcttcttctccttctccagcTCCTCAGACATCTTCTCCTGCTCCTCAACCTTCTACTCCAACTCCTCAGACATCTTCTCCTGCTCCTCAACCTTCCACTCCAACTCCTcaatcttctccttctcctcaaCCTTCTACTCCAACTCCTCAACCTAGCACTCCTGCTCCTCAACCTTCTACTCCTGCTCCTCAACCAAGCACTCCTTCTCCTCAACCAAGCACTCCTGCTCCTCAACCAAGCACTCCTGCTCCTCAACCTAGCACTCCTACTCCAGCTTCTGGTCCATCACCACCTGCACCTACCCCAGCTTCTGGTTCACCACCCTCACCACCAACTGCCACACCACCTAGTGCTGTTGCTCCACCAAACTCTGCCAGATCTCTTGGTTTCGCTGGCTTCACCACTTTCTTGTccatttttgtagtttttttgtgCTATTAG
- the LOC118048973 gene encoding glucan endo-1,3-beta-glucosidase 14 — MKSRRCHHHQLLFTFLLFFSQKIELLTAEAFTGTYGINYGRIADNIPSPDEVATLLRAAKIRNVRIYDADHSVLEAFSGTGLQLVVGLPNGYLKDMSANASHAMSWVKENVQAFLPKTSICGIAVGNEVLGGGDNELWEALLGAVKNVYKAINKLGLADAVQITTAHSQAVFANSYPPSSCIFEENVAHYMKPLLEFFSQIGSPFCLNAYPFLAYTYNPENIDINYALFEKTNGIYDMKTDLHYDNMLDAQIDAAYAALEDAGFKKMEVIVTETGWASRGDDNEAAATANNARTYNYNLRKRLAKKKGTPLRPRMVVKAYIFAVFNENLKPGPTSERNFGLFKPDGSISYDIGFHGLKSSSADSSLLSLKAVQAQGLSKSDMLILTISAAVSFLFLKQ, encoded by the exons AGCTTCTAACAGCTGAAGCATTCACTGGAACCTACGGAATAAATTATGGAAGAATTGCAGATAACATCCCCTCACCAGATGAAGTTGCTACACTTCTCAGGGCAGCAAAAATTAGGAATGTTCGGATTTATGATGCTGATCACAGCGTCCTCGAGGCATTCAGTGGCACTGGGCTTCAACTTGTTGTCGGGCTTCCCAATGGATATCTGAAAGACATGAGTGCTAATGCTAGCCATGCCATGTCTTGGGTTAAAGAAAATGTGCAAGCATTCCTTCCTAAGACCAGTATTTGTGGGATTGCTGTGGGTAATGAAGTTCTAGGAGGAGGTGATAATGAACTCTGGGAAGCTCTCCTGGGAGCTGTTAAAAATGTTTACAAAGCCATAAATAAGCTTGGCTTGGCTGATGCAGTTCAGATTACTACAGCACATTCACAAGCTGTTTTTGCTAATTCTTACCCTCCCTCTTCGTGTATATTTGAAGAGAATGTTGCACACTACATGAAGCCGCTCTTGGAGTTCTTCTCACAAATTGGTTCTCCGTTCTGCTTGAATGCATATCCTTTCCTGGCCTACACGTACAATCCAGAGAATATTGATATTAACTATGCTCTTTTCGAGAAAACTAACGGAATATATGACATGAAAACAGATTTGCACTATGATAACATGCTTGATGCGCAGATCGATGCAGCCTATGCTGCTCTGGAAGATGCTGGATTCAAAAAGATGGAAGTCATAGTTACAGAGACAGGTTGGGCCTCACGGGGAGATGATAATGAAGCTGCAGCAACAGCTAACAATGCAAGAACATATAATTATAACCTGCGTAAAAGGCTTGCAAAGAAGAAAGGTACACCACTGAGGCCGAGAATGGTGGTGAAGGCCTATATTTTTGCTGTATTTAATGAGAATTTGAAGCCTGGGCCAACTTCTGAGAGGAATTTTGGACTTTTCAAGCCTGATGGAAGCATTTCATACGATATTGGGTTTCATGGACTTAAATCTTCATCTGCAGATTCGTCACTTCTATCGTTGAAG GCTGTCCAAGCTCAAGGTTTGTCCAAGTCCGACATGCTGATATTGACAATCTCTGCCGCTGTCTCGTTTCTATTTTTGAAGCAATAA
- the LOC118048970 gene encoding uncharacterized protein isoform X3 yields MMPSTPLLGEMRALKLEIFCLPVLKRRCCIMSSLLKCYLAALNLGCKVERASRSQRHSNPRSYLSPRTQESASAPPRAIDGTHDEQGPQLMPVHSINQLNIARDTATGNPDLSVSESNHHLAENSNVAYSYPFLYENIPPGSNQLTTREVDMYQNFGSVYPLYCGNQYQIEASDVVSQFPMKTKSNTIFVGKPIGTSVAPHREMGVLQTVFSCSSAEVGSTRIRQADFRNTHDKPTGTQCDLSLRLGLYSDPGMGIERNQAQENENAGSSRFQERDKFSVFSQQRNKEFCFFPGTSTRDPSGSCSVKWVSEGDDQNLETTIRKRKAPFRDIAEDGHFCWQSNMFIGRIEGPGAEIFFERMVGFFIACSWQSFFSSGCKLHNCTSINIQECLCSAFFTCDIRTQILFDYSCM; encoded by the exons ATGATGCCATCAACACCATTATTAGGAGAGATGAGAGCACTGAAACTGGAGATCTTTTGCCTCCCTGTATTGAAG cggaggTGTTGTATCatgtctagtttgttgaaatgttATTTAGCTGCCCTTAATTTGGGATGCAAAGTGGAGAGAGCTTCGAGAAGTCAACGACACAGCAATCCCAGGAGCTACCTCAGCCCGAGAACACAAGAATCGGCATCTGCACCTCCTAGAGCTATAGATGGAACTCATGATGAACAAGGCCCTCAGTTAATGCCAGTTCACTCTATCAATCAATTGAATATTGCAAGAGACACGGCAACTGGGAATCCAGATCTTTCGGTTTCAGAGTCTAATCATCATTTGGCTGAGAATAGTAATGTTGCTTACAGTTACCCTTTCTTGTATGAGAATATCCCACCTGGCAGTAATCAGCTGACAACAAGGGAAGTGGACATGTACCAGAACTTTGGTTCAGTTTATCCCTTGTATTGTGGAAATCAATATCAAATCGAAGCGTCTGATGTGGTCTCCCAATTTCCGATGAAGACGAAATCCAACACTATATTTGTGGGCAAACCTATTGGTACATCTGTTGCACCACATAGGGAAATGGGTGTCTTGCAGACAGTTTTCTCATGTTCCAGTGCTGAAGTTGGTTCCACGAGAATCAGACAAGCAGATTTCAGAAATACCCATGACAAGCCAACTGGCACACAATGTGATTTATCCTTGAGGCTGGGTCTATACTCAGACCCGGGCATGGGCATAGAAAGAAATCAAgctcaagaaaatgaaaatgctgGCTCAAGCAGATTTCAAGAAAGAGACAAGTTTAGTGTTTTTTCTCAACAAAGAAACAAGGAATTCTGTTTTTTTCCTGGTACAAGTACTAGGGATCCCTCTGGGTCCTGTTCGGTTAAGTGGGTTTCAGAGGGTGATGATCAGAATTTGGAGACAACCATCAGAAAGCGCAAAGCGCCCTTCAGAGACATTGCAGAGGATGGACATTTTTGCTGGCAGTCCAACATGTTCATTGGTCGAATAGAAGGGCCAG GTGCTGAGATCTTTTTTGAAAGAATGGTTGGATTCTTCATAGCATGCTCTTGGCAATCATTCTTTAGCAGTGGATGTAAGCTACATAATTGTACAAGTATAAATATTCAAGAGTGTTTATGTTCTGCTTTTTTTACTTGTGACATAAGGACGCAAATTCTATTTGATTACTCTTGCATGtga
- the LOC118048970 gene encoding uncharacterized protein isoform X2, which produces MPRPGPRPYECVRRAWHSDRHKPIRGSMIGQILRMAYDTHSAATKGNREWQDKLLLVVYKAEEIMYSKANSEAEYMNQDTLWDRVNDAINTIIRRDESTETGDLLPPCIEAALNLGCKVERASRSQRHSNPRSYLSPRTQESASAPPRAIDGTHDEQGPQLMPVHSINQLNIARDTATGNPDLSVSESNHHLAENSNVAYSYPFLYENIPPGSNQLTTREVDMYQNFGSVYPLYCGNQYQIEASDVVSQFPMKTKSNTIFVGKPIGTSVAPHREMGVLQTVFSCSSAEVGSTRIRQADFRNTHDKPTGTQCDLSLRLGLYSDPGMGIERNQAQENENAGSSRFQERDKFSVFSQQRNKEFCFFPGTSTRDPSGSCSVKWVSEGDDQNLETTIRKRKAPFRDIAEDGHFCWQSNMFIGRIEGPGNWLDKESGLP; this is translated from the exons ATGCCAAGGCCAGGGCCAAGGCCTTATGAGTGTGTGAGAAGAGCTTGGCATAGTGATAGGCACAAACCCATCCGAGGTTCCATGATTGGACAAATTTTAAG GATGGCCTATGACACTCACAGTGCTGCAACTAAAGGGAACAGGGAGTGGCAAGATAAGCTTCTTCTTGTGGTTTACAAAGCAGAGGAAATCATGTACTCTAAAGCCAACTCTGAG GCTGAGTATATGAACCAAGACACTTTATGGGACAGAGTAAATGATGCCATCAACACCATTATTAGGAGAGATGAGAGCACTGAAACTGGAGATCTTTTGCCTCCCTGTATTGAAG CTGCCCTTAATTTGGGATGCAAAGTGGAGAGAGCTTCGAGAAGTCAACGACACAGCAATCCCAGGAGCTACCTCAGCCCGAGAACACAAGAATCGGCATCTGCACCTCCTAGAGCTATAGATGGAACTCATGATGAACAAGGCCCTCAGTTAATGCCAGTTCACTCTATCAATCAATTGAATATTGCAAGAGACACGGCAACTGGGAATCCAGATCTTTCGGTTTCAGAGTCTAATCATCATTTGGCTGAGAATAGTAATGTTGCTTACAGTTACCCTTTCTTGTATGAGAATATCCCACCTGGCAGTAATCAGCTGACAACAAGGGAAGTGGACATGTACCAGAACTTTGGTTCAGTTTATCCCTTGTATTGTGGAAATCAATATCAAATCGAAGCGTCTGATGTGGTCTCCCAATTTCCGATGAAGACGAAATCCAACACTATATTTGTGGGCAAACCTATTGGTACATCTGTTGCACCACATAGGGAAATGGGTGTCTTGCAGACAGTTTTCTCATGTTCCAGTGCTGAAGTTGGTTCCACGAGAATCAGACAAGCAGATTTCAGAAATACCCATGACAAGCCAACTGGCACACAATGTGATTTATCCTTGAGGCTGGGTCTATACTCAGACCCGGGCATGGGCATAGAAAGAAATCAAgctcaagaaaatgaaaatgctgGCTCAAGCAGATTTCAAGAAAGAGACAAGTTTAGTGTTTTTTCTCAACAAAGAAACAAGGAATTCTGTTTTTTTCCTGGTACAAGTACTAGGGATCCCTCTGGGTCCTGTTCGGTTAAGTGGGTTTCAGAGGGTGATGATCAGAATTTGGAGACAACCATCAGAAAGCGCAAAGCGCCCTTCAGAGACATTGCAGAGGATGGACATTTTTGCTGGCAGTCCAACATGTTCATTGGTCGAATAGAAGGGCCAG GTAACTGGCTTGACAAAGAGAGTGGATTACCATAG
- the LOC118048971 gene encoding umecyanin produces the protein MAIRMDRIVFLIIAVALLEGATSGKNYKVGDAVGWSIPQNKSYYESWAGDQKFEVGDSLEFNWTGTHDVLEVTTKTDYDACVKTNGTPNNTNPVTINLIKNGTFYYICTIGPHCDLGQKVTIVVGNGSSSSPPISMPNNHAALSAVLSTITIVAASLVHLCSFLLY, from the exons ATGGCTATTAGGATGGACAGGATCGTGTTCTTGATCATTGCTGTGGCTTTACTAGAGGGAGCAACCTcaggaaaaaattacaaagttggAGATGCTGTTGGTTGGAGCATTCCTCAAAATAAATCTTACTATGAGAGCTGGGCTGGTGATCAGAAATTTGAGGTTGGAGATTCATTAG AATTCAACTGGACAGGCACACATGATGTCTTGGAGGTAACCACAAAGACCGACTACGATGCCTGTGTTAAAACAAATGGAACACCTAACAACACCAATCCTGTAaccattaatttaataaaaaatggaacATTTTACTATATTTGCACCATTGGACCACACTGTGATTTGGGTCAGAAGGTTACCATTGTTGTTGGAAATGGAAGCTCAAGCTCTCCTCCAATATCTATGCCAAATAATCATGCTGCCTTATCTGCAGTTCTATCCACCATCACCATTGTTGCTGCCAGTCTAGTTCATCTTTGTTCTTTCTTGTTGTACTAA
- the LOC118048970 gene encoding uncharacterized protein isoform X1 encodes MPRPGPRPYECVRRAWHSDRHKPIRGSMIGQILRMAYDTHSAATKGNREWQDKLLLVVYKAEEIMYSKANSEAEYMNQDTLWDRVNDAINTIIRRDESTETGDLLPPCIEAALNLGCKVERASRSQRHSNPRSYLSPRTQESASAPPRAIDGTHDEQGPQLMPVHSINQLNIARDTATGNPDLSVSESNHHLAENSNVAYSYPFLYENIPPGSNQLTTREVDMYQNFGSVYPLYCGNQYQIEASDVVSQFPMKTKSNTIFVGKPIGTSVAPHREMGVLQTVFSCSSAEVGSTRIRQADFRNTHDKPTGTQCDLSLRLGLYSDPGMGIERNQAQENENAGSSRFQERDKFSVFSQQRNKEFCFFPGTSTRDPSGSCSVKWVSEGDDQNLETTIRKRKAPFRDIAEDGHFCWQSNMFIGRIEGPGAEIFFERMVGFFIACSWQSFFSSGCKLHNCTSINIQECLCSAFFTCDIRTQILFDYSCM; translated from the exons ATGCCAAGGCCAGGGCCAAGGCCTTATGAGTGTGTGAGAAGAGCTTGGCATAGTGATAGGCACAAACCCATCCGAGGTTCCATGATTGGACAAATTTTAAG GATGGCCTATGACACTCACAGTGCTGCAACTAAAGGGAACAGGGAGTGGCAAGATAAGCTTCTTCTTGTGGTTTACAAAGCAGAGGAAATCATGTACTCTAAAGCCAACTCTGAG GCTGAGTATATGAACCAAGACACTTTATGGGACAGAGTAAATGATGCCATCAACACCATTATTAGGAGAGATGAGAGCACTGAAACTGGAGATCTTTTGCCTCCCTGTATTGAAG CTGCCCTTAATTTGGGATGCAAAGTGGAGAGAGCTTCGAGAAGTCAACGACACAGCAATCCCAGGAGCTACCTCAGCCCGAGAACACAAGAATCGGCATCTGCACCTCCTAGAGCTATAGATGGAACTCATGATGAACAAGGCCCTCAGTTAATGCCAGTTCACTCTATCAATCAATTGAATATTGCAAGAGACACGGCAACTGGGAATCCAGATCTTTCGGTTTCAGAGTCTAATCATCATTTGGCTGAGAATAGTAATGTTGCTTACAGTTACCCTTTCTTGTATGAGAATATCCCACCTGGCAGTAATCAGCTGACAACAAGGGAAGTGGACATGTACCAGAACTTTGGTTCAGTTTATCCCTTGTATTGTGGAAATCAATATCAAATCGAAGCGTCTGATGTGGTCTCCCAATTTCCGATGAAGACGAAATCCAACACTATATTTGTGGGCAAACCTATTGGTACATCTGTTGCACCACATAGGGAAATGGGTGTCTTGCAGACAGTTTTCTCATGTTCCAGTGCTGAAGTTGGTTCCACGAGAATCAGACAAGCAGATTTCAGAAATACCCATGACAAGCCAACTGGCACACAATGTGATTTATCCTTGAGGCTGGGTCTATACTCAGACCCGGGCATGGGCATAGAAAGAAATCAAgctcaagaaaatgaaaatgctgGCTCAAGCAGATTTCAAGAAAGAGACAAGTTTAGTGTTTTTTCTCAACAAAGAAACAAGGAATTCTGTTTTTTTCCTGGTACAAGTACTAGGGATCCCTCTGGGTCCTGTTCGGTTAAGTGGGTTTCAGAGGGTGATGATCAGAATTTGGAGACAACCATCAGAAAGCGCAAAGCGCCCTTCAGAGACATTGCAGAGGATGGACATTTTTGCTGGCAGTCCAACATGTTCATTGGTCGAATAGAAGGGCCAG GTGCTGAGATCTTTTTTGAAAGAATGGTTGGATTCTTCATAGCATGCTCTTGGCAATCATTCTTTAGCAGTGGATGTAAGCTACATAATTGTACAAGTATAAATATTCAAGAGTGTTTATGTTCTGCTTTTTTTACTTGTGACATAAGGACGCAAATTCTATTTGATTACTCTTGCATGtga
- the LOC118048975 gene encoding uncharacterized protein isoform X2 — MARGLNMAFLAAVAIAALIQTSVAQTTHTVGDTTGWAIPTGGPAFYSSWAANQTFNAGEILVFNFMANAHDVAKVTKADYDACTTSSPISLVETSPARISLDASGEHYFICNFTGHCSAGQKMMINVSAASSSPSPAPQTSSPAPQPSTPTPQSSPSPQPSTPTPQPSTPAPQPSTPAPQPSTPSPQPSTPAPQPSTPAPQPSTPTPASGPSPPAPTPASGSPPSPPTATPPSAVAPPNSARSLGFAGFTTFLSIFVVFLCY, encoded by the exons ATGGCAAGAGGACTCAACATGGCATTCCTTGCAGCAGTTGCTATAGCTGCTTTGATACAAACCTCAGTGGCGCAAACAACCCATACGGTGGGTGATACCACAGGTTGGGCCATTCCTACTGGTGGTCCTGCTTTCTACTCATCATGGGCAGCAAACCAAACCTTCAATGCTGGTGAAATTCTAG tgtttAATTTTATGGCCAACGCACATGATGTTGCCAAGGTGACAAAGGCAGATTATGATGCTTGCACCACAAGCAGTCCCATCTCTTTGGTAGAAACCAGCCCAGCAAGAATCAGCCTTGATGCGTCAGGAGAGCACTATTTCATTTGCAATTTTACTGGCCATTGCTCTGCTGGTCAAAAGATGATGATCAATGTTAGTGctgcatcttcttctccttctccagcTCCTCAGACATCTTCTCCTGCTCCTCAAC CTTCCACTCCAACTCCTcaatcttctccttctcctcaaCCTTCTACTCCAACTCCTCAACCTAGCACTCCTGCTCCTCAACCTTCTACTCCTGCTCCTCAACCAAGCACTCCTTCTCCTCAACCAAGCACTCCTGCTCCTCAACCAAGCACTCCTGCTCCTCAACCTAGCACTCCTACTCCAGCTTCTGGTCCATCACCACCTGCACCTACCCCAGCTTCTGGTTCACCACCCTCACCACCAACTGCCACACCACCTAGTGCTGTTGCTCCACCAAACTCTGCCAGATCTCTTGGTTTCGCTGGCTTCACCACTTTCTTGTccatttttgtagtttttttgtgCTATTAG